Proteins encoded together in one Impatiens glandulifera chromosome 1, dImpGla2.1, whole genome shotgun sequence window:
- the LOC124920192 gene encoding rho GTPase-activating protein 5-like produces the protein MTEIFFHSPNHYYLSSSSSSINGILNTHSSYPVAAESEQQQLSLLALFITLFRKSCKTVETVQHLSKIPSSMEIGLPTNVRHVAHVTFDRFNGFLGLPSEFVPEIPSRPPSASASVFGVSTDSMQLSFDSRGNIVPTILLMMQRRLYLQGGLQTEGIFRINPENGEEEDVREELNRGIIPDDVDIHCLAGLIKAWFRELPEGLLDSISPEEIMEARSEDDCLNLVKRLPAMEGSLLNWTVNLMADVAEMEHLNKMNPRNIATVFAPNMTQMDDPMTALVYVVQVMNFLKILITKNLKDREKLELESIVVVYDTEPPSSDEQSPLKPAAGCDEDEGIHENSPIKKIGVDEIGSLCSSSKMMINQRRKTNNNKGIQSSNMNQKKGCCNNKNRDDRKREMNLVDRLSSSRTDLRVLEAWR, from the exons ATGACAGAAATTTTCTTTCATTCCCCAAATCACTACTACTTATCTTCATCTTCAAGCTCCATCAATGGCATCTTAAATACCCATTCATCATATCCTGTAGCTGCTGAATCAGAACAACAACAACTGTCTCTATTAGCCCTTTTCATTACCCTCTTTAGAAAATCCTGTAAAACTGTCGAAACTGTTCAACATCTCTCCAAAATCCCATCTTCAATGGAGATTGGATTACCCACTAACGTTAGACATGTAGCTCATGTCACTTTTGATCGATTCAATGGTTTTCTTGGTCTTCCTTCTGAATTTGTACCCGAAATCCCATCAAGACCTCCCAGTGCCAG TGCGAGTGTATTTGGAGTGTCAACTGATTCAATGCAACTATCGTTTGATTCAAGAGGGAACATTGTGCCCACGATTCTACTAATGATGCAGAGACGTTTATACTTACAAGGTGGGTTACAGACAGAGGGGATTTTTCGAATAAACCCGGaaaatggagaagaagaagatgttcgTGAAGAATTGAATAGAGGGATTATACCTGATGATGTTGATATTCATTGTTTAGCTGGTTTGATTAAGGCTTGGTTTAGAGAATTGCCTGAGGGTTTATTGGATTCGATATCGCCGGAAGAGATAATGGAAGCGAGATCGGAAGATGATTGTTTGAATCTTGTTAAACGGCTGCCGGCGATGGAAGGTTCTCTTTTAAATTGGACTGTTAATTTAATGGCGGATGTTGCTGAGATGGAACATTTGAATAAAATGAATCCTAGGAATATTGCTACTGTTTTTGCTCCAAACATGACCCAA ATGGATGATCCAATGACGGCATTGGTATATGTTGTACAAGTGATGAATTTTCTAAAGATTCTTATTACCAAGAATCTTAAAGATCGAgagaaattggaattggaatctATTGTTGTTGTTTATGACACGGAGCCACCGTCCTCCGATGAACAATCGCCGCTAAAACCGGCGGCTGGTTGCGATGAAGATGAGGGAATACACGAAAACTCACCTATAAAGAAGATTGGAGTTGATGAAATTGGGAGTTTATGTTCTTCAAGTAAGATGATGATAAATCAAAGGagaaaaacaaacaacaatAAGGGAATTCAATCGAGTAATATGAATCAGAAGAAAGGATGTTGTAATAATAAGAACAGAGATGATCGAAAAAGGGAAATGAATTTGGTTGATCGTTTAAGTAGTTCAAGAACAGATCTTAGGGTTCTTGAAGCCTGGCGATGA
- the LOC124915647 gene encoding beta-fructofuranosidase, insoluble isoenzyme 1-like isoform X1, whose amino-acid sequence MSDPNAPMYYKGIYHIFYQYNPKGAVWGNIVWAHAVSKDLISWKILKKPAIFPSKSFDKYGTWSGSGTIGPDNKPIIFYTGVIDTKQTQVQAYAVPKDLSDPYLSTWVRPERGNPIAMVSDDLGVNKTAYRDPSTAWLGRDGQWRMLVGSRWNKKGFAVLYRSKDFKKWVQAKRFFHFNSKLGMFECPDFYPVSISHKNGLDNSVTNQPVKYVFKVSLDLERYDYYTLGSYNLRKDIYVPDKSSIEGFKALRYDYGNFYASKSFFDPSKNRRIVWGWANESDSSADDVSKGWSGIYAIPRKVWLDMPSGKQLMQWPVEELETLRGRKVEMSYQHVNKGEHIEIKGVTAAQADVEVKFSFSSLEKADKFDPKWDKWDAEGLCKHLGINNHGGIGPFGLLTLASSKLEEFTPVFFRIFKTHGNKHKVLMCSDARSSSLRQGDELYKPAFGGFVNVDMINNEISLRSLIDNSMIESFGAGGRTCIVSRVYPTLAVKRNAHLYVFNYGSEPLIIKSLNAWSMKAAKPMM is encoded by the exons cTCCAATGTATTACAAAGGTATCTACCACATTTTCTACCAATACAATCCCAAAGGTGCTGTTTGGGGAAATATTGTTTGGGCTCATGCTGTCTCCAAAGATCTTATCAGTtggaagattttgaaaaaacctGCAATTTTTCCATCCAAGTCATTTGACAAATACGGTACATGGTCCGGGTCAGGCACCATTGGACCCGATAACAAACCTATAATCTTCTACACCGGTGTCATTGACACAAAGCAAACCCAAGTTCAAGCCTACGCGGTTCCCAAGGACCTCTCGGATCCTTACCTGAGTACATGGGTTAGACCCGAGAGGGGAAACCCAATAGCAATGGTCTCGGACGATCTAGGCGTTAACAAGACTGCCTATCGTGATCCATCGACTGCATGGTTAGGTCGTGACGGGCAATGGCGTATGCTCGTGGGTTCGAGGTGGAATAAAAAAGGGTTTGCGGTTTTATATAGGAGTAAGGATTTCAAGAAATGGGTTCAAGCCAAAagattttttcatttcaattcTAAGTTGGGGATGTTTGAATGCCCTGACTTTTACCCGGTTTCTATAAGTCATAAAAACGGGTTGGATAATTCGGTTACTAACCAACCTGTGAAATATGTGTTCAAGGTGAGCCTTGACTTGGAAAGGTATGATTATTACACACTTGGCAGTTACAACTTAAGGAAGGATATATATGTCCCGGATAAATCATCCATTGAAGGATTTAAAGCATTGAGATATGATTATGGAAACTTCTATGCTTCAAAATCATTCTTTGATCCGTCAAAGAACCGTAGGATCGTGTGGGGATGGGCTAATGAATCGGATTCAAGTGCCGACGATGTTTCAAAGGGATGGTCTGGTATCTAT GCAATCCCGCGAAAGGTGTGGCTTGACATGCCGAGTGGGAAACAATTGATGCAATGGCCGGTCGAAGAGTTGGAGACCCTAAGAGGAAGAAAAGTGGAGATGAGTTATCAACACGTGAACAAGGGAGAACATATTGAGATCAAAGGAGTGACAGCTGCACAAGCCGATGTTGAGGTTAAGTTTTCATTTTCAAGCTTGGAAAAGGCGGATAAGTTTGATCCAAAGTGGGATAAATGGGATGCTGAAGGACTTTGTAAGCACTTAGGCATAAACAACCATGGAGGGATTGGGCCATTTGGGTTATTGACTCTTGCTTCATCAAAACTAGAGGAGTTCACTCCAGTCTTCTTTAGAATCTTCAAAACTCATGGCAATAAGCATAAGGTCCTCATGTGCTCTGATGCTAGAAg TTCGTCATTGAGACAAGGAGATGAATTGTACAAACCAGCATTTGGAGGGTTTGTCAATGTTGACATGATCAATAATGAGATTTCTCTTAGGAGTTTG ATTGACAACTCGATGATAGAAAGTTTTGGAGCTGGAGGAAGAACATGCATTGTATCTAGGGTCTATCCAACTCTTGCTGTGAAGAGAAATGCCCACTTGTATGTATTCAACTATGGATCTGAGCCTCTCATCATCAAGTCTTTGAATGCTTGGAGCATGAAAGCTGCCAAACCGATGATGTAA
- the LOC124915627 gene encoding probable small nuclear ribonucleoprotein G, whose product MSRSGQPPDLKKYMDKQLQIKLNANRMVVGTLRGFDQFMNLVIDNTVEVNGNEKNDIGMVVIRGNSVVTVEALEPVNRA is encoded by the exons ATGAGCAGGTCAGGTCAGCCTCCGGATCTCAAAAA ATACATGGACAAGCAGCTACAAA TCAAGTTAAATGCAAACAGGATGGTGGTTGGAACACTACGAGGTTTTGATCAGTTTATGAATCTTGTTATTGACAATACTGTGGAGGTGAATGGGAATGAGAAGAATGATATAGGAATGGTG GTGATTAGGGGAAACAGTGTGGTTACTGTCGAGGCACTTGAACCGGTAAATAGAGCATAA
- the LOC124915637 gene encoding auxin-responsive protein SAUR19-like, translating to MKKLGKIKVNVKKKVSIEQQGLSHCYESLLVDDDHDHDEEHGATSANSRAPTGFLAMYVGEERRRFVVPMSYLSHPLFKILLEKAHDEFGFQQRQGLVMPCSVNEFKEVVNAVETCHGRFDFGKLFKEFI from the coding sequence ATGAAGAAGCTTGGGAAGATCAAAGTGAATGTAAAGAAGAAAGTGTCAATTGAACAACAAGGGTTGTCACATTGTTATGAGAGTTTACTTGTAgatgatgatcatgatcatgatgaAGAACATGGGGCGACGTCGGCCAATTCGAGAGCTCCAACTGGTTTTCTAGCGATGTATGTTGGGGAGGAAAGGAGGCGGTTTGTGGTTCCAATGAGTTATCTTTCTCATCCTTTGTTTAAGATTTTGTTAGAGAAAGCTCATGATGAATTTGGTTTTCAGCAAAGGCAAGGGTTAGTTATGCCTTGTAGTGTAAATGAATTCAAGGAAGTGGTGAATGCGGTTGAGACATGCCATGGAAGGTTTGATTTTGGCAAGTTGTTTAAAGAATTCATTTGA
- the LOC124915647 gene encoding beta-fructofuranosidase, insoluble isoenzyme 1-like isoform X2, with translation MSAPMYYKGIYHIFYQYNPKGAVWGNIVWAHAVSKDLISWKILKKPAIFPSKSFDKYGTWSGSGTIGPDNKPIIFYTGVIDTKQTQVQAYAVPKDLSDPYLSTWVRPERGNPIAMVSDDLGVNKTAYRDPSTAWLGRDGQWRMLVGSRWNKKGFAVLYRSKDFKKWVQAKRFFHFNSKLGMFECPDFYPVSISHKNGLDNSVTNQPVKYVFKVSLDLERYDYYTLGSYNLRKDIYVPDKSSIEGFKALRYDYGNFYASKSFFDPSKNRRIVWGWANESDSSADDVSKGWSGIYAIPRKVWLDMPSGKQLMQWPVEELETLRGRKVEMSYQHVNKGEHIEIKGVTAAQADVEVKFSFSSLEKADKFDPKWDKWDAEGLCKHLGINNHGGIGPFGLLTLASSKLEEFTPVFFRIFKTHGNKHKVLMCSDARSSSLRQGDELYKPAFGGFVNVDMINNEISLRSLIDNSMIESFGAGGRTCIVSRVYPTLAVKRNAHLYVFNYGSEPLIIKSLNAWSMKAAKPMM, from the exons cTCCAATGTATTACAAAGGTATCTACCACATTTTCTACCAATACAATCCCAAAGGTGCTGTTTGGGGAAATATTGTTTGGGCTCATGCTGTCTCCAAAGATCTTATCAGTtggaagattttgaaaaaacctGCAATTTTTCCATCCAAGTCATTTGACAAATACGGTACATGGTCCGGGTCAGGCACCATTGGACCCGATAACAAACCTATAATCTTCTACACCGGTGTCATTGACACAAAGCAAACCCAAGTTCAAGCCTACGCGGTTCCCAAGGACCTCTCGGATCCTTACCTGAGTACATGGGTTAGACCCGAGAGGGGAAACCCAATAGCAATGGTCTCGGACGATCTAGGCGTTAACAAGACTGCCTATCGTGATCCATCGACTGCATGGTTAGGTCGTGACGGGCAATGGCGTATGCTCGTGGGTTCGAGGTGGAATAAAAAAGGGTTTGCGGTTTTATATAGGAGTAAGGATTTCAAGAAATGGGTTCAAGCCAAAagattttttcatttcaattcTAAGTTGGGGATGTTTGAATGCCCTGACTTTTACCCGGTTTCTATAAGTCATAAAAACGGGTTGGATAATTCGGTTACTAACCAACCTGTGAAATATGTGTTCAAGGTGAGCCTTGACTTGGAAAGGTATGATTATTACACACTTGGCAGTTACAACTTAAGGAAGGATATATATGTCCCGGATAAATCATCCATTGAAGGATTTAAAGCATTGAGATATGATTATGGAAACTTCTATGCTTCAAAATCATTCTTTGATCCGTCAAAGAACCGTAGGATCGTGTGGGGATGGGCTAATGAATCGGATTCAAGTGCCGACGATGTTTCAAAGGGATGGTCTGGTATCTAT GCAATCCCGCGAAAGGTGTGGCTTGACATGCCGAGTGGGAAACAATTGATGCAATGGCCGGTCGAAGAGTTGGAGACCCTAAGAGGAAGAAAAGTGGAGATGAGTTATCAACACGTGAACAAGGGAGAACATATTGAGATCAAAGGAGTGACAGCTGCACAAGCCGATGTTGAGGTTAAGTTTTCATTTTCAAGCTTGGAAAAGGCGGATAAGTTTGATCCAAAGTGGGATAAATGGGATGCTGAAGGACTTTGTAAGCACTTAGGCATAAACAACCATGGAGGGATTGGGCCATTTGGGTTATTGACTCTTGCTTCATCAAAACTAGAGGAGTTCACTCCAGTCTTCTTTAGAATCTTCAAAACTCATGGCAATAAGCATAAGGTCCTCATGTGCTCTGATGCTAGAAg TTCGTCATTGAGACAAGGAGATGAATTGTACAAACCAGCATTTGGAGGGTTTGTCAATGTTGACATGATCAATAATGAGATTTCTCTTAGGAGTTTG ATTGACAACTCGATGATAGAAAGTTTTGGAGCTGGAGGAAGAACATGCATTGTATCTAGGGTCTATCCAACTCTTGCTGTGAAGAGAAATGCCCACTTGTATGTATTCAACTATGGATCTGAGCCTCTCATCATCAAGTCTTTGAATGCTTGGAGCATGAAAGCTGCCAAACCGATGATGTAA